A genomic stretch from Halorhodospira halophila SL1 includes:
- a CDS encoding chemotaxis protein CheA, translated as MSVDLSQFLQTFFEESFEGLDTMESGLLELDPESPDPEALNNVFRAAHSIKGGAGTFGLSAVSDFTHRMETLLDRLRDGKQAVTPDCVNVLLNAVDCLRGMLVAIQSDQTLDADAISTAQQRLDEQLGQAPVGGGGATGAAAGPTAGGGDAGGDDAPPPRGGGGGGGWLIRFEPQPHLFATGNDPRRLFLALQDLGELEVECDTSGLPPFEQLDPETCQLAWTLRLYADVPEAAVREVFEWVEDDARLEIQPLEAAGTEEVAPVAPGQPPMPTSEESGPAAPAAGGGEARKPAARRGGGNSSIRVDTEKIDALIDMVGELVITQSMLSQVGKEFTAERLEELQDGLAQLERNTRELQENVMRIRMVPISFAYSRLPRIVHDTSRALGKAVDFQMEGEQTELDKTVMEKIIDPLVHLVRNSVDHGIEPPEERAAAGKPETGTITIEAYHKGGNIIIEIADDGRGINRDKLLAKARSSGLLEDGTELPDDQVFDLIFHPGLSTHEQATEYSGRGVGMDVVKRNVRSLSGNIHVRSAQGQGTTITISLPLTLSILDGQLFRVGDQTYIVPLVSVIESLQVDGSKLSRVTGRGEVYHWREGYVPIVRLHELFDTEPVRRELAGGLMVIVEDEDTYLGVFVDDLLDQQQVVIKSLEANYLQVPGIAGATILGDGTVALILDIAGLIEMSRGGRRQPYIPTPEDSDEAA; from the coding sequence ATGAGCGTAGACCTGAGCCAGTTCCTGCAGACCTTCTTCGAGGAGAGCTTCGAGGGGCTGGATACCATGGAGTCGGGCCTGCTGGAACTCGATCCAGAGAGCCCGGATCCCGAGGCCCTCAACAACGTCTTCCGCGCGGCCCACTCCATCAAGGGGGGCGCCGGAACCTTCGGTCTCAGCGCGGTCTCGGACTTCACCCACCGCATGGAGACCCTGCTCGATCGACTGCGTGACGGCAAACAGGCGGTTACGCCCGACTGCGTCAATGTGTTGCTGAATGCCGTCGATTGCCTGCGAGGCATGCTGGTGGCGATCCAGAGTGACCAAACCCTGGACGCCGACGCGATCAGCACTGCCCAGCAGCGGCTCGACGAGCAGCTCGGGCAGGCACCCGTGGGCGGTGGGGGGGCGACCGGCGCCGCGGCCGGACCGACAGCCGGCGGCGGTGATGCCGGCGGTGACGATGCGCCGCCGCCCCGCGGGGGAGGCGGCGGCGGCGGCTGGTTGATTCGCTTCGAGCCGCAGCCCCACCTGTTCGCCACGGGCAACGACCCGCGTCGGCTCTTCTTGGCCCTCCAGGATCTCGGCGAGCTTGAGGTCGAATGCGACACCTCGGGTTTGCCGCCCTTCGAGCAGCTCGATCCGGAAACCTGTCAGCTGGCTTGGACCCTGCGCCTCTACGCCGACGTGCCCGAGGCGGCGGTGCGCGAGGTCTTCGAGTGGGTCGAGGACGATGCCCGGCTCGAGATCCAGCCCCTGGAGGCCGCAGGTACCGAGGAGGTAGCTCCGGTAGCACCCGGGCAGCCCCCGATGCCGACCTCTGAGGAGAGTGGCCCTGCGGCGCCCGCAGCCGGCGGTGGCGAAGCGCGCAAGCCGGCCGCACGCCGTGGGGGAGGGAATAGCTCCATCCGGGTGGATACCGAGAAGATCGACGCCCTCATCGATATGGTCGGTGAGCTGGTGATCACCCAGTCGATGCTCAGCCAGGTCGGCAAGGAGTTCACCGCCGAGCGCCTGGAAGAACTCCAGGACGGCCTGGCGCAGCTCGAGCGCAACACGCGCGAACTGCAAGAGAACGTCATGCGCATCCGCATGGTGCCAATCAGCTTCGCCTACTCGCGGCTGCCGCGCATCGTCCACGACACCAGCCGCGCCCTGGGCAAGGCCGTCGACTTCCAGATGGAGGGCGAGCAGACCGAGCTGGACAAGACGGTGATGGAGAAGATCATCGATCCGCTGGTCCATCTGGTCCGCAACAGCGTCGACCACGGCATCGAGCCGCCGGAGGAGCGGGCCGCTGCCGGCAAGCCCGAGACCGGCACCATCACCATCGAGGCCTACCACAAGGGCGGCAATATCATCATCGAGATCGCCGATGATGGTCGCGGCATCAATCGCGACAAGCTGCTGGCCAAGGCGCGCAGCTCCGGGCTGCTCGAGGACGGCACCGAACTGCCCGATGACCAGGTCTTCGACCTGATCTTCCATCCCGGGCTCTCCACTCATGAGCAGGCCACCGAATACTCCGGCCGGGGTGTGGGGATGGATGTGGTCAAGCGCAACGTCCGCTCCCTGTCCGGCAATATCCATGTGCGCTCAGCTCAAGGGCAGGGCACGACCATCACCATCTCGCTGCCGCTGACCCTCTCGATCCTGGACGGCCAGCTGTTCCGGGTAGGCGACCAGACCTACATCGTGCCGCTGGTTTCGGTCATCGAGTCGCTCCAAGTCGACGGCAGCAAGCTCAGCCGGGTTACCGGCCGGGGCGAGGTCTACCACTGGCGCGAGGGGTACGTCCCCATCGTGCGCCTCCACGAGCTCTTCGACACCGAACCGGTTCGCCGCGAGCTCGCCGGTGGGCTGATGGTGATCGTCGAGGACGAAGACACCTACCTGGGAGTCTTTGTCGACGACCTCCTTGATCAGCAGCAGGTGGTCATCAAGAGCCTGGAGGCCAACTACCTGCAGGTGCCCGGCATCGCTGGCGCCACCATCCTCGGCGACGGCACCGTGGCCCTGATCCTCGATATCGCCGGGCTCATCGAGATGAGCCGCGGTGGCCGTCGTCAGCCCTACATCCCCACCCCGGAGGACAGCGATGAGGCCGCCTGA
- a CDS encoding response regulator codes for MAKILAVDDSASMRQMVTYTLKQQGYEVTEAVDGTDALTKAKAGGFDLVITDVNMPKMDGITLVRELRGLPAFKFTPILLLTTESAPEKKQEGKAAGATGWLVKPFDPDQLVNTIKKVVR; via the coding sequence ATGGCGAAGATCCTGGCGGTCGATGATTCCGCCTCCATGCGGCAGATGGTGACCTACACCCTCAAGCAGCAGGGCTACGAGGTCACCGAGGCGGTGGATGGCACGGACGCATTGACCAAGGCCAAGGCGGGTGGCTTCGACCTGGTCATCACGGACGTCAACATGCCGAAGATGGACGGTATCACCCTGGTCCGTGAGCTACGTGGACTGCCCGCTTTCAAGTTCACGCCGATCCTGCTGCTGACCACCGAGTCGGCGCCGGAGAAGAAGCAGGAGGGCAAGGCGGCCGGGGCGACCGGGTGGTTGGTCAAGCCCTTCGACCCGGATCAGCTGGTCAACACCATCAAGAAGGTGGTGCGCTGA
- a CDS encoding ParA family protein has protein sequence MSAAGPRVVSFLNQKGGVGKTTSAVSVAHAWARSGRQVVGIDLDPQGHFAASLGLEGLDPGLDDVLFDGVPLAERLQSGRENLRLVPPGPRLPEVEQMSGGRERGWRLQQAIGGLEPFPDFVVVDCPPSSGLLAMNALLATDEIIMPVSCDYLALEGLAGLMRTLMRVERGLNIFTHKYVLVTRYNGQRRLPREVLGKLREYFPGQVLQTPIRDNVALAEAPGFGQTIFEYRPESNGAQDYIAVAGDIEAYRVLEPAAAE, from the coding sequence ATGAGCGCAGCAGGCCCCCGCGTCGTCTCCTTCCTGAACCAGAAAGGCGGGGTGGGCAAGACCACTTCGGCGGTGAGTGTCGCCCACGCCTGGGCGCGCTCCGGCCGCCAGGTGGTAGGGATCGACCTCGACCCCCAGGGGCACTTCGCCGCCAGTCTTGGCCTGGAAGGGCTCGACCCCGGGCTGGACGACGTCCTGTTCGATGGTGTGCCGCTGGCTGAACGACTGCAGTCGGGGCGGGAGAACCTCCGCCTGGTCCCGCCGGGGCCGCGGTTGCCCGAGGTCGAACAGATGAGCGGCGGGCGTGAGCGGGGCTGGCGGCTGCAACAGGCGATCGGGGGCCTGGAGCCGTTCCCGGACTTTGTCGTCGTCGATTGCCCCCCGTCGTCCGGCCTGTTGGCCATGAATGCGTTGCTGGCTACCGACGAGATCATCATGCCGGTCTCCTGCGACTACCTGGCCCTGGAGGGGCTCGCCGGGCTGATGCGCACCCTGATGCGGGTCGAGCGGGGCCTGAACATCTTCACCCACAAGTACGTGCTGGTGACCCGTTACAACGGGCAGCGCCGGCTGCCGCGGGAGGTGCTGGGCAAGCTCCGGGAGTACTTCCCCGGTCAGGTTCTGCAGACCCCGATCCGGGACAACGTGGCGCTGGCCGAGGCGCCGGGGTTCGGCCAGACCATCTTCGAGTACCGCCCCGAGAGCAACGGGGCGCAGGATTACATCGCCGTCGCCGGGGACATCGAGGCGTATCGTGTCCTCGAGCCGGCGGCGGCCGAGTAG
- a CDS encoding chemotaxis protein CheW codes for MQAAADGDQYLTFTLGEEEYGVDILRVQEIKGWQRVTPIPNTPHYVKGVINLRGTIVPVIDLRERFGMQAQEYSKFTVVVMVRVVARGGRERIMGLVVDALSEVYTFQSEQIRPAPEFGAALRTNFIRGLATVDENKMVIVLDVDELLSDEDLAIADDQSRIAEVVRSAGQEGTPDE; via the coding sequence ATGCAGGCTGCAGCCGATGGCGATCAGTACCTGACCTTTACTCTCGGCGAGGAGGAGTACGGGGTCGATATCCTGCGTGTGCAGGAGATCAAGGGTTGGCAGCGGGTTACGCCCATTCCCAACACGCCCCACTACGTCAAGGGTGTCATCAACCTGCGCGGCACCATCGTCCCGGTCATCGATCTGCGGGAACGTTTCGGGATGCAGGCGCAGGAATACAGCAAGTTCACCGTGGTGGTCATGGTCCGGGTGGTCGCCCGCGGCGGCCGGGAGCGGATCATGGGCCTGGTGGTGGACGCGCTGTCGGAGGTTTACACCTTCCAGTCCGAGCAGATCCGCCCGGCACCGGAGTTCGGTGCCGCGCTACGCACCAACTTCATCCGTGGCCTGGCCACGGTGGACGAGAACAAGATGGTGATCGTCCTCGACGTCGATGAGCTGCTCAGCGACGAGGATCTCGCCATCGCCGATGATCAGAGCCGCATCGCCGAGGTGGTCCGCTCGGCCGGGCAGGAGGGTACCCCCGATGAATGA
- a CDS encoding STAS domain-containing protein: MAADQPIELGEQLDITVATTLKETLSDALASGQPVTLDGARLQRVDAAGVQLLAAFARAATSRSGWSWQGGGAPAPVAEAAADLGLADELGSGGAAR, encoded by the coding sequence ATGGCGGCCGATCAGCCGATCGAGTTGGGCGAGCAACTCGACATCACCGTAGCGACAACCCTCAAAGAGACGCTTAGCGACGCGCTGGCCTCCGGGCAGCCGGTCACGCTGGACGGTGCGCGGCTGCAACGGGTCGACGCCGCCGGCGTGCAGCTGCTGGCCGCCTTCGCGCGGGCGGCGACGAGCCGTTCCGGCTGGTCGTGGCAAGGCGGGGGGGCGCCGGCCCCGGTCGCCGAGGCTGCCGCTGATCTTGGCCTGGCTGATGAACTCGGGTCCGGCGGCGCAGCCCGCTAA
- a CDS encoding methyl-accepting chemotaxis protein: MNDTNTALSAEERTALIEEGWVPPERVRELLGTIDQIGRGDYLGVPRGDCELSRALRRLAGQVGRKDSRALHDIVELAAHTADSLVATSGMRMTIRETSERSQTIASTSEELAASVDTVADNSAAVATETERVQELVDAGDKASRTTDETVREIAGLAETAATRVKQLNQASNEIGSIIELIEEIAFQTNMLALNASVEAARAGQAGAGFSVVAQEVRRLADQTKSATVDIAQRIRTLRDETEAISASVEEMGSAVDRGREATAETTQTMQQVAERMRGVTEHIQNVSSVINEQKGAVTQVAESISAVTDRTERNVNDVEGTLDALGRSTAILTDQIERLGEHNLPKLFIERSKFDHVMWKRRIAAMLAGREDVDSRELTDHHACRLGKWYDAVEEAWIRQLPAFIELEEPHRAVHAHGKRAAELYNQGEVDAAAGELEQLGDNSEQVVELLSRLAREMDEGNKNGASGA; the protein is encoded by the coding sequence ATGAATGACACCAATACCGCGCTTTCCGCCGAAGAGCGCACCGCCCTGATCGAGGAGGGCTGGGTGCCGCCGGAGCGTGTACGAGAACTGCTCGGCACCATCGATCAGATCGGCCGCGGCGATTACCTCGGCGTGCCGCGCGGCGATTGCGAACTCTCCAGGGCCCTGCGGCGGCTGGCCGGCCAGGTCGGACGGAAAGACTCGCGCGCGCTGCACGACATCGTCGAGCTGGCCGCGCACACCGCCGACAGCCTGGTGGCGACCTCGGGGATGCGCATGACCATTCGCGAGACCAGCGAGCGCAGTCAGACCATCGCTTCCACCTCCGAGGAACTGGCCGCCAGTGTCGACACCGTGGCCGACAACAGCGCTGCGGTGGCCACCGAGACCGAGCGCGTGCAGGAGTTGGTGGATGCCGGTGACAAGGCCTCGCGGACCACCGACGAAACGGTCCGGGAGATCGCCGGACTGGCCGAGACGGCGGCCACGCGCGTCAAACAGCTCAACCAGGCTTCCAACGAGATCGGCTCGATTATCGAGCTCATCGAAGAGATTGCCTTCCAGACCAATATGCTGGCCCTCAACGCCTCGGTGGAGGCGGCCCGGGCCGGGCAGGCCGGCGCCGGTTTCTCGGTAGTTGCCCAGGAGGTGCGCCGCCTGGCCGATCAGACGAAGAGCGCCACCGTAGATATCGCCCAACGGATCCGGACCCTGCGCGACGAGACCGAGGCCATCTCCGCCTCGGTTGAAGAGATGGGCAGCGCCGTCGACCGGGGACGCGAGGCCACCGCCGAGACCACGCAGACCATGCAGCAGGTGGCCGAGCGCATGCGCGGGGTGACCGAGCACATCCAGAACGTCTCCTCGGTGATCAATGAGCAGAAGGGCGCGGTGACCCAGGTGGCCGAGTCCATCAGCGCCGTGACCGACCGCACCGAGCGCAACGTCAACGACGTGGAGGGCACCCTCGACGCCCTGGGCCGCTCCACGGCGATCCTCACCGATCAGATCGAGCGGCTGGGCGAGCACAATCTGCCCAAGCTCTTCATTGAGCGCAGCAAGTTCGACCACGTGATGTGGAAGCGGCGCATCGCCGCCATGCTGGCCGGTCGCGAGGATGTCGACAGCCGCGAGCTGACCGACCACCACGCCTGTCGTCTCGGCAAGTGGTACGACGCGGTCGAGGAGGCCTGGATCCGTCAGCTGCCGGCCTTCATCGAGCTGGAGGAGCCGCACCGGGCGGTCCACGCCCACGGCAAGCGCGCCGCCGAGCTCTACAACCAGGGCGAGGTCGACGCCGCTGCCGGCGAGCTGGAGCAGCTCGGGGACAACTCCGAGCAGGTGGTCGAGCTGCTGAGCCGCCTGGCCCGCGAGATGGATGAGGGCAACAAGAACGGGGCGAGCGGGGCATGA